One Aspergillus oryzae RIB40 DNA, chromosome 2 genomic window carries:
- a CDS encoding Zn(II)2Cys6 transcription factor (predicted protein): MDPAQSGDAPQGNTQGTTDDPQNSSAKRKWRRNRIACDACHARRVRCDRAFPCSRCLRSEIQCEFTRERRKRGRIARSKQTNTNGGTEKLSAALSNGRVPAPSTADAGGDAVATPAPNGSPSSSFPHRSPGTNEMTASAPSVDERRSQAELPLAPRKLAPGGNVTEEWLAAAHVSPGSYDFLGGGLGEGPFPRMFDVWSGVDLSNNSGPTPQGAKVSGAGQTPGVPPASLKYPVLQPLMPFLDANLPRRLVFDLLELYFTSAFSTQMHPVCHHIHSYILRKASFLSRDAPRPSTPALLASMLWVAALDDRAFALSISPQQRKNICQFLCALTIRLLRPLIHVSFKDQGASLSEPVGQELPPTTVHHPFEGGGDDRGLVGPAGSLDDVITYIHVASIISSSEQKAASMRWWHAAFTLARELKLNQEIEVLPNVDTQTEGSSPSFDYALPGWNGVETRPFFDFSNPTRPSLNCVCDRHDMHNTITEEHREERRRAWWLLYIMDRHLALCYNRPLALLDAESEDLLLPLDEGSWQSGNIHSNSPRPDGPQCLLSGDKNKRRVFPNFVCHDHSIFGFFLPLMTITGELIDLNQSRNHPMLGVRLNGKDAWDVHVNAVLGQLEIYKASLTTFAATASDPEAPLSYAYPPPKSDTNGVDPALTQAYSWHTQTVISYASYLVHVLHILLVGKWDPVSLIEDKDFWTSSPAFASTISHALDAADSVDQILRFDPDISFMPYFFGIQLLQGSFLLLLIVERLQKEAGEGILNACEVMIRATESCVVTLNTEYQRNFRQVMRSAVAQARGRPVNHSEIRHRRKAVLALYRWTRKGTGLAL; the protein is encoded by the coding sequence ATGGACCCAGCCCAGTCGGGGGATGCGCCGCAAGGCAATACACAAGGCACAACCGATGACCCCCAAAATAGCTCCGCCAAGCGGAAATGGAGACGCAACCGCATCGCCTGCGACGCCTGCCACGCACGGCGCGTGCGATGCGACCGGGCTTTTCCCTGTTCGCGCTGCCTCCGCAGTGAGATTCAATGTGAATTCACTCGTGAACGTCGGAAACGAGGTCGCATTGCTCGATCCAAGCAGACCAACACCAATGGCGGGACCGAAAAGTTATCCGCGGCGCTTTCGAATGGACGTGTCCCCGCACCCTCGACAGCGGatgctggaggagatgctgtTGCAACGCCGGCACCGAACGGCTCTCCATCATCCAGTTTTCCGCACCGGTCGCCGGGAACGAACGAGATGACGGCATCCGCGCCCAGTGTTGATGAGCGTCGTTCGCAAGCCGAACTGCCATTGGCCCCACGAAAGCTGGCACCAGGGGGCAATGTGACGGAAGAATGGTTGGCAGCAGCACACGTGTCTCCGGGCTCATACGATTTCTTGGGCGGAGGGTTAGGGGAGGGACCCTTTCCCCGAATGTTTGATGTATGGAGTGGCGTAGATTTGTCCAACAATAGCGGTCCCACGCCGCAAGGAGCGAAAGTGTCGGGGGCGGGCCAAACACCGGGAGTCCCTCCGGCCTCCCTGAAATATCCGGTCTTGCAGCCGTTGATGCCTTTTCTGGATGCAAACCTGCCCCGGAGGCTGGTTTTCGATTTGCTGGAGTTGTATTTCACTAGTGCTTTTTCGACCCAGATGCATCCGGTGTGCCATCATATCCATTCCTATATCCTACGCAAAGCCTCTTTCCTCAGTCGCGATGCGCCTCGCCCCAGCACCCCGGCCCTGTTAGCCAGTATGCTATGGGTAGCGGCGCTGGATGACCGGGCTTTTGCCTTGTCGATTTCGCCCCAGCAGCGGAAGAACATCTGCCAGTTTCTTTGTGCACTCACCATCCGTTTACTGAGACCGTTGATCCATGTGTCTTTCAAAGACCAGGGTGCCTCTCTGAGTGAGCCAGTGGGTCAGGAATTGCCCCCGACCACGGTACACCATCCGTTTGAAGGGGGTGGGGATGACCGGGGCCTGGTAGGACCGGCGGGGTCGCTGGATGATGTGATCACCTATATCCATGTAGCGTCCATCATCTCATCGAGTGAGCAGAAAGCGGCCAGCATGCGATGGTGGCATGCGGCATTTACCCTGGCTCGTGAGCTCAAGCTGAACCAGGAGATTGAGGTGCTGCCGAATGTGGACACTCAAACCGAAGGGTCGAGCCCATCGTTCGATTATGCGTTACCGGGTTGGAATGGCGTGGAAACCAGACCCTTTTTTGACTTCTCGAACCCCACCCGACCGAGCTTGAATTGTGTCTGTGACCGCCATGACATGCATAATACGATCACCGAAGAGCATCGCGAGGAGCGTCGTCGGGCGTGGTGGTTATTGTATATTATGGATCGGCATCTAGCGTTGTGCTACAACCGACCATTGGCATTACTGGACGCAGAAAGCGAAGATCTACTTTTGCCTTTGGACGAGGGGTCCTGGCAGTCAGGGAATATCCACAGCAACAGTCCTCGACCCGACGGGCCTCAGTGTTTACTTTCTGGCGACAAAAATAAGCGTCGCGTTTTTCCGAATTTCGTCTGCCACGACCACTCTATCTTCGGGTTTTTTTTGCCACTTATGACTATTACTGGAGAGTTGATTGATTTAAATCAGTCTCGCAATCATCCGATGCTCGGCGTGCGGCTGAATGGGAAAGACGCGTGGGATGTCCATGTCAATGCAGTTTTGGGACAACTGGAGATTTACAAAGCCAGCCTGACGACGTTTGCGGCCACAGCCTCGGATCCCGAGGCCCCACTTTCGTATGCATATCCGCCGCCCAAGTCGGATACTAATGGGGTTGATCCCGCCCTCACCCAAGCATATTCCTGGCATACCCAAACCGTGATCTCCTATGCGTCGTACCTGGTGCACGTTCTGCATATTCTACTTGTGGGTAAATGGGACCCGGTCTCTTTGATTGAAGACAAAGATTTCTGGACGTCCTCACCTGCATTTGCCTCTACGATTTCCCATGCGCTAGACGCAGCCGACTCGGTGGACCAGATCCTCCGGTTCGATCCTGATATTAGTTTTATGCCATATTTCTTTGGCATCCAACTATTGCAAGGCAGCTTTTTGCTGCTCCTGATTGTCGAACGCCTGCAGAAGGAAGCAGGCGAGGGCATCCTGAACGCGTGTGAAGTGATGATCCGCGCCACGGAATCGTGCGTCGTGACGCTCAACACGGAGTATCAGCGCAACTTCCGGCAGGTGATGCGCAGTGCAGTTGCTCAGGCGCGCGGGCGCCCTGTCAATCACAGCGAAATCCGGCACCGGCGGAAGGCAGTGTTAGCCCTCTACCGATGGACACGAAAGGGAACCGGACTAGCGTTGTAA
- a CDS encoding uncharacterized protein (predicted protein) yields the protein MTTPTPQTTTNSPHNALYSPCSPTSSHSNPSDTISISTSDTDSISFGPRTPPPHTPIYNNYDYNDPTARKRKASTEIDLEGIHTYHYTVPSRPRGGEGEFSVGVLAEEDSFYPKRRRSSVPDRDQEQSQSQSRSRSRSESQGEEEEDQDIFTPLEMPDGSTRFTSNWLPVDSSGGFTICPDPLAGVMGEAFVRLPSDYSMEYAMRYGTYA from the exons ATGaccaccccaaccccacaaacaaccacaaactCCCCCCACAACGCCCTCTACTCACCCTGTTCACCCACAAGCTCCCACAGTAATCCCTCCGACACAatatccatttccaccaGCGACACCGACAGCATCTCCTTCGGACCACggacaccaccaccccatACACCAATCTACAACAACTATGACTACAACGATCCCACTGCCAGGAAACGGAAAGCGTCTACCGAAATAGATCTAGAGGGGATCCACACATATCATTACACGGTACCTTCACGACCGCGTGGTGGGGAGGGTGAATTCTCGGTCGGCGTTTTGGCCGAGGAAGATTCCTTCTACCCGAAACGCCGACGTTCTTCCGTTCCAGACAGGGATCAAGAACAATCACAATCACAATCTCGATCTCGATCTCGATCTGAATCtcaaggagaggaagaagaagatcaagatatATTCACACCCCTAGAAATGCCCGATGGCAGTACGCGCTTCACCTCCAATTGGTTACCGGTGGACTCGTCCGGGGGATTTACGATTTGTCCTGATCCGTTGGCGGGGGTGATGGGGGAGGCGTTTGTGAGG CTACCTAGTGACTACTCTATGGAGTACGCTATGCGCTATGGTACATACGCTTAG
- a CDS encoding uncharacterized protein (predicted protein), protein MELFVDRLIRNFSPDDHRKYGGTIALREASEMRMISPMLCNAFEATALTFAGRRDGNRSVELAGHAKYVRTLRQLQAALYDADGNKSTEVLVVVLLSTITEVSYGRCIGFPVLTSSQAFKQTSKDSIFRHQLGGLELLRTRSAYRHRYGIERSLFVDLRLYWVTAALVHRKPSFLASKDWLTVPWAGDAPAKDILHHLLDVAVDIPGYLSRIDEFGAMVDKAAACTFELTGMQSSIWQQATELQARLDMWKAVYADTYPSGTAWEVHDTESKDDFPVFRYRNTSSMSVTVAKVLHYPDILLATSMCFYWALSLVVSASDSGLVRVLGPQQRYQFACDICRSMKYYINNIPGYLMSRIMFVLRTAFDAFSPGMIEKEFIAELFQYIGRKLEFPVFSNKCTSSAVKNEST, encoded by the exons ATGGAGTTGTTTGTCGACCGACTGATCCGTAATTTCAGTCCCGACGACCACCGGAAATACGGTGGCACCATTGCCTTAAGGGAAGCATCGGAGATGCGGATGATCTCACCCATGCTGTGCAACGCCTTCGAGGCGACCGCGCTTACATTTGCCGGTCGGCGCGACGGTAACCGGTCAGTCGAGCTAGCGGGACATGCCAAATACGTCCGAACGCTCCGGCAACTCCAAGCTGCGCTATATGACGCCGACGGGAACAAATCTACCGAGGTCCTCGTAGTGGTGCTGTTGTCGACTATCACAGAGGTAAGTTACGGCCGCTGTATTGGGTTCCCTGTGCTCACGTCTTCCCAGGCCTTCAAGCAAACGTCCAAAGACTCTATTTTCAGACACCAGCTCGGCGGCTTAGAGCTTTTACGTACACGGTCAGCTTATCGACATCGCTATGGAATTGAGCGCTCTCTATTCGTTGATCTTCGGCTATATTGG GTCACGGCAGCACTGGTTCATCGTAAACCGAGTTTCCTGGCGTCCAAGGATTGGTTGACTGTTCCCTGGGCGGGCGATGCACCGGCCAAGGATATCCTGCACCATCTCCTAGACGTTGCAGTTGATATTCCCGGTTATCTTTCTCGGATCGATGAATTCGGCGCCATGGTAGACAAAGCAGCCGCATGCACGTTCGAGCTGACCGGGATGCAGAGCTCCATTTGGCAGCAAGCAACCGAGCTTCAGGCGCGCCTAGATATGTGGAAAGCCGTATACGCCGACACATATCCTTCGGGCACGGCATGGGAAGTGCACGACACCGAGTCCAAAGACGACTTTCCGGTCTTCCGATATCGCAACACCAGCTCCATGTCTGTCACGGTCGCCAAGGTCTTGCACTATCCCGATATTCTTTTGGCAACTTCGATGTGTTTCTACTGGGCATTGTCACTGGTCGTGTCGGCCTCGGATAGCGGCCTCGTCCGCGTGCTCGGCCCGCAACAGCGGTACCAATTTGCATGCGACATCTGTCGTAGCATGAAATATtacatcaacaacatcccgGGGTATCTGATGTCCCGGATCATGTTCGTTCTCCGCACCGCGTTCGACGCGTTTTCGCCGGGGATGATCGAGAAGGAATTCATCGCGGAGTTGTTTCAATATATCGGGCGCAAACTGGAGTTTCCGGTGTTTTCGAACAAGTGCACGTCGTCGGCGGTCAAGAACGAATCTACATGA
- a CDS encoding polysaccharide lyase family 1 protein (predicted protein), translating into MVLLHPLLTAAALLGASARAQSVVGTPFGFASGTTGGGNAAPAAPKDTNELKEWLADPNPRVIVIDKEFNFIGTEDTCTDCECCIPDSNTCGDAGQNAIKTEGSDWCGSYPATTCTYDNAGLEGMEVASDKTIIGVGDAGVIRGKGLRLVNGVSNIIIQNVHITELNPQYIWGGDAISLDGTDKIWVDHVKVSLVGRQMFVTGYESSMYRGRQNQTLVRQRLTKSIGGGVTVSNSEFDGQTKWSASCDGHHYWSVLGYGKGDQITFANNYIHHTSGRSPKIEFDSHWHAYNNFWENNSGHAFDVGEGANVLIEGNVFSNVKTPMNPEDTPGSTFAVNAQDASSCTSALGRPCIANELTSSGELSGNDEAVLSGWPKGEGDTKAMTTDKVPSYVKANAGVGKLGSGGSGAASSSVSITPSPTSSAIPSSSATPSSSAYARRHYARHHHY; encoded by the exons ATggtcctcctccatcctctcTTGACGGCAGCTGCCCTGCTGGGTGCATCTGCCCGGGCCCAAAGTGTGGTCGGCACTCCGTTTGGCTTCGCCAGCGGAACCACTGGCGGTGGTAACGCTGCTCCTGCGGCACCCAAGGACACCAATGAGCTCAAGGAATGGCTGGCCGATCCTAACCCCCGAGTGATCGTGATCGACAAGGAGTTCAACTTCATCGGTACCGAGGACACTTGTACCGACTGCGAATGCTGTATCCCGGACTCCAACACCTGCGGCGATGCTGGCCAGAATGCAATCAAAACCGAGGGTTCTGACTGGTGCGGTTCCTACCCTGCTACGACGTGCACATACGACAATGCCGGTCTTGAGGGCATGGAGGTCGCCTCTGACAAGACCATCATTGGTGTTGGAGACGCTGGTGTGATCCGTGGTAAGGGTCTGAGGTTGGTAAATGGCgtcagcaacatcatcatTCAGAACGTTCACATCACCGAGCTGAACCCCCAGTACATttggggtggtgatgctATTTCGCTAGATGGCACGGACAAGATCTGGGTCGACCATGTCAAGGTCTCCCTGGTTGGCCGTCAGATGTTTGTAACTGGCTACGAATCTAGTATGTATCGCGGGCGGCAGAACCAAACGTTGGTCAGACAAAGACTTACCAAATCAATAGGTGGCGGCGTCACTGTCTCCAACAGTGAGTTTGATGGTCAGACTAAGTGGTCTGCCTCGTGCGATGGACACCACTACTGGTCTGT GCTCGGCTATGGCAAGGGCGATCAAATCACTTTTGCTAACAACTACATCCACCACACGTCTGGCCGTTCTCCTAAGATCGAGTTCGATAGCCATTGGCACGCATACAACAACTTTTGGGAGAACAACAGCGGTCACGCCTTTGACGTCGGTGAGGGGGCTAATGTACTTATTGAGGGCAACGTTTTCTCCAATGTCAAGACGCCTATGAACCCCGAGGATACGCCAGGCTCCACTTTTGCCGTGAACGCTCAGGACGCATCTTCCTGCACCTCTGCGCTCGGCCGTCCTTGCATTGCCAATGAGCTGACCAGTTCCGGCGAACTGTCTGGCAATGACGAAGCTGTTCTCTCTGGCTGGCCTAAGGGCGAGGGTGATACTAAGGCCATGACCACGGATAAGGTGCCCTCCTATGTTAAGGCCAACGCGGGTGTCGGCAAGCTGGGTTCTGGCGGTTCTGGCGCTGCTTCCAGCAGCGTTAGTATTACTCCTTCCCCTACCTCTAGCGCGATCCCATCTTCCAGTGCGACTCCATCCTCGTCGGCTTATGCCAGGCGCCATTACGCCCGACACCACCATTACTAG
- the zrfA gene encoding high-affinity Zn(2+) transporter ZRT1 (Fe2+/Zn2+ regulated transporter) — MSSFNAHNVDLDTASQADILCYLALSENDYNGHLGARISSIFVIFITSTFFTVFPVIAKRAPGLKIPYHVYLFARYFGTGVIVATAFIHLLDPAYSSIGPNSCIGVSGHWGDYSWCAAIVLVSVVTIFLLDLGAEVYVEYKYGVQRNDDATEAFITHSCASDSDSTSHAVESGTPIRKSTDIHTEVAWVRSERAFRQEIAAFLILEFGIIFHSVIIGLNLGVTGEEFTTLYPVLVFHQAFEGLGIGARMSALHFGSRRWLPWVLCLLYGLTTPISIAIGLGVRTSYNPGSKTAMIVQGVLDAISAGVLIYSGLVELLARDFLFDPDRTKRRSHLFVMVGCMLLGAGIMALLGKWA, encoded by the coding sequence atgtcttccttTAATGCTCACAACGTTGACCTCGACACGGCTAGCCAGGCGGACATCCTCTGCTATCTGGCGCTGTCCGAGAATGACTACAACGGCCACCTCGGCGCCCGCATATCTTCTATATTCGTTATTTTCATCACCTCAACCTTTTTCACCGTGTTCCCCGTAATTGCCAAACGAGCTCCGGGGTTGAAGATCCCCTACCATGTTTACCTCTTCGCCAGATACTTCGGCACAGGCGTCATAGTTGCTACAGCGTTCATCCACCTACTGGATCCCGCATACAGCAGCATCGGCCCGAACTCATGTATCGGAGTGTCCGGACACTGGGGAGACTACTCCTGGTGTGCGGCTATAGTCCTCGTCTCCGTCGTAaccatcttcctcttggATTTAGGCGCCGAAGTATACGTAGAGTACAAATACGGCGTCCAACGGAACGACGACGCCACAGAGGCCTTCATCACACACTCCTGCGCTTCGGATTCAGACAGTACATCTCATGCCGTGGAGTCCGGCACGCCGATCCGCAAAAGCACCGACATTCACACGGAAGTGGCCTGGGTACGTTCCGAGCGGGCATTCCGACAAGAAATCGCAGCCTTCCTGATCCTCGAGTTCGGAATCATATTCCACTCCGTCATAATTGGTCTGAACCTGGGCGTGACAGGCGAAGAATTCACGACTCTGTATCCTGTTCTGGTCTTTCATCAAGCCTTTGAAGGTCTAGGGATTGGTGCGCGTATGTCAGCGCTCCATTTTGGATCCCGTCGGTGGCTGCCGTGGGTGCTGTGTCTTTTGTATGGACTAACGACGCCCATCTCTATCGCTATTGGACTTGGGGTGCGGACGTCGTATAACCCGGGATCCAAGACGGCGATGATCGTCCAGGGTGTGCTGGATGCGATTTCTGCGGGGGTTTTGATTTATAGTGGACTGGTGGAATTATTGGCGAGGGACTTTTTGTTTGATCCCGACCGGACAAAGAGGAGATCGCATTTGTTTGTCATGGTGGGATGCATGTTGTTGGGAGCGGGGATCATGGCATTACTTGGGAAGTGGGCGTAA
- a CDS encoding uncharacterized protein (predicted protein) codes for MGKHNPQATQRAPTLNEALDFIEQTYKESKLIIVGCLASWTLCRLNFRFVWLLIILAFCRTHYQVSVRRIERAIRDELRRYHSQKVLQRGESVEWVNEVLGRAWHLYQRQICKRIVQYVNAGLAQRSEDSSPQKLVIHSLAVVEQPLRFTKVMAYSKPQSRNLIFEGHFCIDLRPPDDQRMHLLDLVHSDEPLIDLAIVHEKPDRKNHDLVVHVRQVTGTGIVRLEIDLESLEPHILQPQIELQDHPHIDCTIKTVSQHHFPFHFAHHVDWRRAVEKQIREGLGWAFHRPLPLPFHFFGEKFLIRMMTWWWQLSRAVHD; via the coding sequence ATGGGCAAACACAACCCCCAAGCTACGCAAAGAGCTCCGACTCTCAACGAAGCCCTAGACTTCATCGAACAAACCTATAAAGAATCGAAGTTGATCATCGTCGGCTGTCTAGCATCCTGGACACTCTGTCGACTGAACTTCCGTTTCGTTTGGCTACTCATCATCCTAGCCTTCTGCCGCACGCACTACCAAGTATCCGTTCGACGGATCGAGCGCGCCATCCGAGACGAACTCCGTCGATACCACTCACAAAAGGTCCTACAGCGTGGTGAAAGCGTAGAATGGGTAAACGAAGTCCTCGGGCGAGCATGGCACCTCTACCAACGCCAGATCTGTAAACGGATCGTTCAATACGTCAACGCCGGACTGGCCCAACGCAGCGAAGATTCATCCCCTCAGAAACTGGTCATTCATTCCTTGGCTGTTGTGGAACAGCCGCTCCGATTTACAAAAGTGATGGCCTACTCCAAACCTCAGTCGCGCAATTTGATCTTCGAAGGACACTTCTGTATCGATCTCCGACCACCGGACGACCAGAGAATGCACCTGCTGGACCTTGTGCACAGCGATGAGCCGCTCATCGATCTGGCCATTGTACATGAAAAGCCAGACCGCAAGAACCATGATCTCGTAGTGCATGTGAGACAGGTTACAGGAACGGGGATAGTACGCTTAGAAATCGACCTTGAGAGTCTGGAGCCACATATTCTACAGCCGCAGATTGAGCTGCAGGATCATCCCCATATCGACTGCACCATCAAGACAGTGAGTCAACATCACTTTCCCTTTCACTTTGCGCATCACGTCGACTGGCGGAGGGCGGTGGAGAAGCAAATTCGCGAGGGGCTGGGATGGGCGTTCCACCGACCTTTACCGCTTCCGTTTCACTTTTTCGGCGAGAAATTCTTGATCAGGATGATGACGTGGTGGTGGCAGCTGAGTCGGGCCGTTCATGATTAG
- a CDS encoding uncharacterized protein (predicted protein), producing MHRFSLITATLALASTVSAQCGSGTPDATVDGADGSYTATVGSEEVYAGSDYYTAIQTALDTIGEGQRLSVIASGSIGEGVISISSGKIFEGCGTIDVASNGRGSIESLDTTDVQIPYLSLTGTPYFGMRFYGVTGLSLGEITMNLSGGLGIRFERDEAANADVSMDVISVTGAGSHAVETWNIDGLTINQVIARDVGECGLLLQTTTNAQIGTVDGDNVAAGNGYATFRMANNNGQLADGSYTTNVFIENVISRGGGRGIFCVSQSGGAEIANVDLADNENNAILIENCYGLSILGGTVNGGGEVRISARDEFPITSDISISLEVNSNSVTENPCGENISWNISGDATLKIC from the coding sequence ATGCACCGGTTCTCCCTCATCACAGCCACGTTGGCCTTGGCCTCCACAGTCTCTGCCCAGTGCGGTTCCGGCACACCCGATGCCACCGTCGACGGCGCCGACGGCTCCTACACGGCCACCGTAGGCTCGGAGGAGGTCTACGCCGGATCAGACTACTACACCGCGATCCAGACAGCCCTGGATACCATCGGCGAGGGCCAGCGTCTCTCGGTGATTGCTTCCGGGTCCATCGGCGAAGGcgtcatcagcatcagcagcgGGAAGATTTTCGAAGGCTGCGGCACAATCGACGTCGCCAGCAACGGCCGCGGCTCGATCGAATCGCTCGACACGACGGACGTGCAGATTCCCTACCTCAGCCTCACCGGGACACCCTACTTCGGCATGCGCTTCTACGGCGTCACGGGGCTGTCCCTCGGCGAGATCACGATGAACCTCAGCGGCGGGCTGGGCATCCGGTTCGAACGCGATGAGGCGGCCAACGCCGACGTCAGCATGGACGTCATCAGCGTGACGGGCGCGGGCAGCCACGCCGTCGAAACCTGGAACATCGACGGTCTCACCATCAACCAGGTGATTGCGCGAGACGTCGGCGAATGCGGCCTGCTGTTGCAGACCACGACCAACGCGCAGATCGGGACCGTCGACGGCGACAACGTGGCCGCTGGGAATGGATACGCGACCTTCCGTATGGCCAACAACAACGGCCAGCTTGCGGACGGCAGCTACACGACCAATGTGTTTATCGAGAATGTTATCTCGCGCGGCGGTGGGCGCGGTATCTTCTGCGTGTCGCAGTCTGGCGGCGCGGAGATTGCCAATGTTGACCTGGCGGATAATGAGAACAACGCGATCCTGATTGAGAACTGCTACGGGCTGTCAATTCTCGGGGGTACGGTGAATGGGGGCGGTGAGGTGCGGATCTCTGCCCGGGACGAGTTCCCCATCACCAGCGacatctccatcagcctggAGGTCAACAGCAACTCGGTGACGGAGAATCCGTGTGGCGAGAACATCTCGTGGAATATCTCGGGTGATGCCACCTTGAAAATTTGCTAG